A region of Streptomyces sp. NBC_01750 DNA encodes the following proteins:
- a CDS encoding DEAD/DEAH box helicase produces MNRSARTNDRYSNPRTAGSDRGARFRPQGQSRPGNRSGGYGRRPAALQGEFALPVTTTPALPAVEAFAELDIPAPLLAALRTEGVTVPFPIQAATLPNTLAGRDVLGRGRTGSGKTLAFGLALLARTEGKRAEPRQPLALVLVPTRELAQQVTDALTPYARSLKLRLATVVGGMSIGRQAGALRAGAEVVVATPGRLKDLIERKDCRLDRVNITVLDEADQMADMGFMPQVTELLDQVRPEGQRMLFSATLDRNVDLLVRRYLHDPVVHSVDPSAGAVTTMEHHVLHVHGTDKYATTTEIAARDGRVIMFLDTKHAVDQLTKHLLNSGVRAAALHGGKSQPQRTRTLAQFKTGHVTALVATNVAARGIHVDNLDLVVNVDPPSDHKDYLHRGGRTARAGESGSVVTLVLPNQRRDMARLMAAAGITPHTAQVRSGEAELSRITGAQPPSGIPITITAPVTERPKRSASSSRGRRSRPAQARRSPAASQGRTGTSQRQSSFRSAA; encoded by the coding sequence ATGAACCGCTCAGCTCGCACGAACGACCGCTACTCCAACCCCCGCACCGCCGGTTCCGACCGGGGCGCCCGCTTCCGCCCGCAGGGCCAGAGCCGCCCCGGCAACCGCTCCGGCGGCTACGGGCGTCGTCCCGCCGCACTGCAGGGGGAGTTCGCCCTGCCCGTCACCACCACCCCGGCGCTGCCCGCCGTCGAGGCCTTCGCCGAACTGGACATACCCGCGCCCCTGCTCGCGGCGCTGCGCACCGAGGGTGTGACCGTGCCGTTCCCGATTCAGGCGGCCACGCTGCCGAACACGCTGGCCGGGCGGGATGTTCTGGGCCGAGGACGTACCGGCTCCGGCAAGACGCTCGCCTTCGGCCTGGCCCTGCTGGCGCGTACCGAGGGCAAGCGCGCGGAGCCCCGGCAGCCGCTGGCGCTGGTCCTGGTGCCCACCCGGGAGCTGGCCCAGCAGGTCACCGACGCGCTCACCCCGTACGCCCGGTCGCTGAAGCTGCGGCTGGCCACCGTGGTCGGCGGCATGTCCATCGGCCGCCAGGCCGGCGCACTGCGCGCCGGGGCCGAGGTCGTCGTGGCGACCCCGGGCCGCCTCAAGGACCTCATCGAGCGCAAGGACTGCCGCCTGGACCGGGTGAACATCACCGTCCTGGACGAGGCCGACCAGATGGCCGACATGGGCTTCATGCCCCAGGTCACCGAACTCCTGGACCAGGTACGCCCCGAAGGCCAGCGGATGCTCTTCTCCGCCACCCTGGACCGCAACGTCGACCTCCTGGTCCGCCGCTACCTCCACGACCCGGTCGTCCACTCCGTCGACCCCTCCGCGGGCGCCGTCACCACGATGGAACACCACGTCCTGCACGTCCACGGCACCGACAAATACGCCACCACCACCGAGATCGCGGCCCGCGACGGCCGGGTGATCATGTTCCTGGACACCAAGCACGCCGTGGACCAGCTCACCAAACACCTGCTGAACAGCGGCGTACGCGCCGCCGCACTGCACGGCGGCAAGTCCCAGCCCCAGCGCACCCGCACCCTCGCCCAGTTCAAGACCGGCCACGTCACCGCACTGGTGGCCACCAACGTCGCCGCCCGCGGCATCCACGTCGACAACCTCGACCTCGTCGTCAACGTCGACCCGCCCAGCGACCACAAGGACTACCTGCACCGCGGCGGCCGCACCGCCCGCGCCGGCGAATCCGGCAGCGTCGTCACCCTGGTCCTGCCCAACCAACGCCGCGACATGGCACGCCTCATGGCAGCCGCCGGCATCACCCCGCACACCGCCCAGGTCCGCTCCGGCGAAGCCGAACTCAGCCGCATCACCGGCGCACAGCCCCCCTCCGGCATCCCCATCACCATCACCGCACCCGTGACCGAGCGCCCCAAGCGCAGCGCCTCGTCGTCCCGGGGCCGGCGCAGCCGCCCCGCCCAGGCGCGCCGCTCCCCCGCTGCGTCCCAGGGGCGGACGGGCACCTCGCAGCGCCAGTCATCGTTCAGAAGCGCCGCGTGA
- a CDS encoding cold-shock protein, translating into MATGTVKWFNAEKGFGFIEQDGGGADVFAHYSNIAAQGFRELQEGQKVNFDVTQGQKGPQAENIVPA; encoded by the coding sequence ATGGCTACTGGCACCGTCAAGTGGTTCAACGCGGAAAAGGGTTTCGGCTTCATCGAGCAGGATGGTGGCGGCGCTGACGTGTTCGCCCACTACTCGAACATCGCCGCCCAGGGCTTCCGTGAGCTGCAGGAGGGCCAGAAGGTGAACTTCGACGTCACGCAGGGCCAGAAGGGCCCGCAGGCCGAGAACATCGTTCCCGCCTGA
- a CDS encoding MerR family transcriptional regulator, whose protein sequence is MTPEASPQTSDRFDDDDYPAYTMGRAAEMIGATPGFLRAVGEARLITPLRSEGGHRRYSRYQLRVAARARELVDGGTPIDAACRIVILEDQLEEALRINEELRRPTADSGGATGS, encoded by the coding sequence ATGACTCCAGAAGCCTCACCGCAGACCAGCGACCGGTTCGATGACGACGACTACCCCGCCTACACCATGGGTCGCGCCGCCGAAATGATCGGCGCTACGCCCGGCTTCCTCCGGGCCGTCGGCGAAGCCCGTCTCATCACCCCGCTGCGGTCCGAGGGCGGCCATCGCCGCTACTCCCGCTACCAACTGCGCGTCGCCGCTCGCGCACGCGAACTGGTCGACGGCGGGACACCGATCGACGCGGCCTGCCGCATCGTCATTCTGGAAGACCAGCTCGAGGAAGCCCTGCGGATCAACGAGGAACTGCGCCGGCCAACGGCTGACTCCGGCGGGGCAACCGGCTCCTGA
- a CDS encoding YciI family protein, which produces MKYMLLMQFSEQTADFPSIGTWAPEEIQAHIAFMKDANKKIADAGEFVDAQGLAMPEQARIVRAGEGGAPLITEGPYPETKEFLAGYWIVDCDTPERAYTIAAHVSAAPGPGGAPLNMAIEVRQVMSAPTEEL; this is translated from the coding sequence ATGAAGTACATGCTGCTGATGCAGTTCAGCGAGCAGACAGCGGACTTCCCGTCGATCGGGACCTGGGCGCCGGAGGAGATTCAGGCGCACATCGCGTTCATGAAGGACGCGAACAAGAAGATCGCCGACGCGGGGGAGTTCGTTGACGCACAAGGGCTGGCCATGCCGGAACAGGCAAGGATCGTGCGTGCGGGGGAGGGGGGAGCGCCACTGATCACCGAAGGTCCCTACCCTGAGACCAAGGAGTTCCTGGCGGGCTACTGGATCGTTGACTGTGACACCCCTGAGCGGGCGTACACGATCGCCGCGCACGTCTCGGCCGCACCCGGCCCGGGCGGTGCCCCGCTGAACATGGCGATCGAGGTGCGCCAGGTGATGTCGGCACCGACCGAGGAGTTGTAG
- a CDS encoding RNA polymerase sigma factor, translating into MAATDADAHGLLRELAPQVVGVLTRRYGDFDAAEDAVQEALLAAATQWPDEGLPRNPRGWLIQVASRRMTEQVRSEQARRRREDLAARREPADRRSAPPADEDQALDRDDTLILLFMCCHPALTPASAVALTLRSVGGLTTSEIARAFMVPEATMAQRISRAKQRIKASGIRFRMPDRTDWASRLDAMLSVLYLIFNEGYTSSVGPDLQRVELSREAIRLARAVHEHLPDDSEVAGLLALMVLNHARSPARTGPGGELIPLAEQDRSLWDGSAIEEGIALVTAALPRGPIGPYQVQAAVAAVHDEAKNVEETDWPQILALYGVLERISANPVVSLNRAVAAAMVHGPAAGLEILKAIEAEGSLAGHHRLYAVRAHLLEMTGDRQAAIENYSAAANRTTSLPERHHLTIRAAQLASTPESAPEGHAPQDKNSPAT; encoded by the coding sequence CTGGCCGCGACGGATGCGGACGCCCATGGCCTGCTGCGCGAACTGGCGCCGCAGGTCGTGGGTGTGCTCACCCGGCGTTACGGGGACTTCGACGCGGCCGAGGACGCGGTCCAGGAGGCGCTGCTGGCCGCCGCGACCCAGTGGCCGGACGAGGGCTTGCCGCGAAATCCGCGGGGCTGGCTGATCCAGGTCGCGAGCCGCCGTATGACCGAGCAGGTGCGCAGCGAACAGGCGCGTCGCCGCCGGGAGGATCTTGCGGCCAGACGGGAGCCCGCCGACCGTCGGTCGGCGCCGCCGGCCGATGAGGACCAGGCGCTGGACCGGGACGACACGCTGATCCTCCTGTTCATGTGCTGTCACCCCGCCCTGACGCCCGCGTCGGCGGTAGCCCTCACACTGCGGTCGGTGGGAGGCCTGACCACGTCCGAGATCGCGCGTGCCTTCATGGTCCCCGAGGCGACGATGGCCCAGCGGATCAGCCGGGCCAAGCAGCGCATCAAGGCCTCCGGGATCCGCTTCCGGATGCCGGACCGCACAGACTGGGCATCCAGGCTCGATGCCATGCTGTCCGTTCTCTATCTGATCTTCAACGAGGGCTACACCAGCAGCGTCGGCCCCGATCTCCAGCGCGTCGAGCTGTCCCGTGAAGCGATCCGGCTGGCCAGGGCTGTGCACGAACACCTCCCCGATGACAGCGAGGTCGCCGGACTTCTCGCGCTGATGGTTCTCAACCATGCCCGCAGCCCGGCCCGTACAGGGCCGGGTGGCGAACTGATCCCGCTCGCCGAACAGGACCGGAGCCTGTGGGACGGCAGCGCCATCGAGGAGGGCATCGCCCTGGTCACCGCCGCCCTGCCCAGGGGTCCCATCGGCCCGTACCAGGTACAGGCTGCGGTTGCCGCCGTCCACGACGAGGCGAAGAACGTCGAGGAGACCGACTGGCCGCAGATTCTCGCGCTGTACGGCGTGCTGGAACGCATCTCCGCCAATCCTGTGGTCTCACTCAACCGGGCCGTCGCCGCCGCCATGGTTCACGGCCCGGCCGCCGGGCTCGAGATCCTCAAGGCCATCGAGGCCGAGGGGAGCCTGGCAGGACATCACCGGTTGTATGCCGTTCGGGCTCATCTCCTTGAAATGACCGGCGACCGGCAGGCCGCCATCGAGAACTACAGCGCAGCGGCAAACCGTACGACCAGCCTTCCGGAACGACACCACCTCACCATCCGCGCTGCCCAGCTGGCCTCGACGCCCGAGTCGGCCCCGGAAGGGCATGCACCGCAGGACAAGAACAGCCCTGCGACGTGA
- a CDS encoding RICIN domain-containing protein, whose translation MPELHQVGPDSADEKPVYAALSDAELTERIRAGAPPAYPATQELKRRHLPAVLSYARLCARNQVAGNQLAVQAFDLAAREACRGIEPRGNWRHHVLMLVQRVGLTWAASGRRGRLESDFVAWIDDTVEFSATDLSEPQRLRLEASSAMLTGFYRLPQLTRGVLWYAVVDEESDATVATFLSVQPNIVPELRDKAQDAMRQAYLQAYLEQSGDRKCLGFRRIIEAAARPGDRRRSGDLTIHLAECPSCTRLVAELTRMVENPRAVLAEGLLRWGGAAYAARGPVRGLLDTVPAPPDRSKSTAGTSAFTAWAESPQSEGAPRNGVSRLSRTVVLVFVAVAAAVVAGTLLATASEGSAPARDRAEPPLRDAWPTAAAPAPAPSASPTREPSKKPSRSPGPTASASASSPPASRSPAPAPSKSVPRRPVPIVPGGGYTQVVHADSGLCLDIANGVMENRTDVVAARCTSAQTQQWSMESIGLLRSNADPDFCLDSRGDTDRGVGIWSCSSVNGRNGLNLLFTIDGSGAIHPRVAPDFALEPSGSSEGSLLDFDPADGDSDQRWTTGR comes from the coding sequence TTGCCAGAACTCCACCAGGTCGGTCCGGATTCCGCGGACGAGAAGCCGGTGTACGCCGCCCTGTCGGACGCGGAGCTCACCGAACGCATCCGCGCCGGTGCCCCGCCCGCCTATCCCGCCACCCAGGAGCTCAAGCGCCGCCACCTGCCCGCCGTCCTCAGCTACGCCCGGCTCTGCGCACGCAACCAGGTCGCTGGGAACCAACTGGCCGTCCAGGCCTTCGACCTCGCTGCCCGGGAAGCGTGCCGGGGCATCGAGCCCCGGGGGAACTGGCGTCACCATGTGCTGATGCTTGTTCAGCGGGTGGGTCTCACCTGGGCCGCGAGTGGCCGACGGGGAAGGCTCGAATCCGACTTCGTCGCATGGATCGACGACACCGTCGAGTTCAGCGCGACAGATCTGTCCGAGCCCCAGCGCCTTCGGCTCGAGGCGTCGTCGGCCATGCTCACCGGCTTCTACCGGCTGCCGCAGCTGACGCGGGGCGTCCTCTGGTACGCGGTGGTCGACGAGGAGTCGGACGCCACCGTCGCCACGTTCCTCAGCGTCCAGCCGAATATCGTTCCCGAGCTGCGGGACAAGGCACAGGACGCCATGCGCCAGGCCTATCTCCAGGCGTATCTGGAGCAGAGCGGGGACAGGAAGTGTCTGGGGTTCCGCCGCATCATCGAGGCGGCGGCGCGGCCGGGGGACCGGCGGCGCAGCGGGGATCTGACGATCCATCTGGCGGAATGCCCCAGCTGCACGCGGCTGGTCGCGGAGTTGACGCGGATGGTGGAGAACCCCCGCGCGGTGTTGGCCGAGGGCCTGCTCCGATGGGGTGGAGCGGCCTACGCTGCGCGTGGTCCTGTGCGCGGACTGCTCGACACCGTGCCCGCCCCGCCCGACCGGTCGAAGTCCACGGCCGGCACGTCGGCGTTCACCGCCTGGGCGGAGTCGCCGCAGAGCGAGGGGGCGCCGCGGAACGGTGTGAGCCGGCTGTCCCGGACCGTCGTACTCGTCTTTGTGGCGGTCGCGGCTGCCGTCGTCGCCGGCACTCTCCTGGCGACCGCATCCGAGGGTTCCGCTCCGGCACGCGACCGCGCGGAGCCCCCACTCCGGGATGCCTGGCCCACCGCGGCCGCCCCCGCCCCCGCTCCGTCGGCGAGCCCCACCCGGGAGCCGTCGAAGAAGCCCTCACGCTCCCCCGGCCCCACCGCCTCGGCCTCTGCCTCCAGTCCTCCGGCTTCCCGTTCTCCGGCGCCCGCTCCGTCGAAGAGCGTCCCGCGCCGGCCGGTGCCGATCGTCCCGGGAGGTGGCTACACCCAGGTCGTCCACGCGGATTCCGGTCTGTGCCTGGACATTGCGAACGGTGTGATGGAGAACCGTACCGATGTCGTCGCCGCCCGCTGCACCAGTGCCCAGACCCAGCAGTGGAGCATGGAGTCCATCGGCCTCCTGCGAAGTAACGCGGACCCCGACTTCTGCCTGGACTCGCGCGGCGATACCGACCGCGGCGTCGGGATCTGGTCCTGCTCCTCCGTCAACGGCAGGAACGGGCTGAATCTGCTTTTCACGATCGATGGATCAGGAGCCATACACCCCCGGGTCGCGCCGGACTTCGCCCTTGAACCCTCAGGTAGCTCCGAGGGCAGTCTGCTCGACTTCGACCCGGCCGACGGAGACAGCGACCAGCGCTGGACCACCGGCCGGTAG
- a CDS encoding diacylglycerol/lipid kinase family protein, whose protein sequence is MRHFTAIVNPTAGGSSGTAALLPLARLLREAGAQLDTQYSRSLEHAREVAQQAGERGHVVLAVGGDGIAGCVGGALSGTDAVFSIVAAGRGNDFARALGLPTDAPGLADLLLNGTPRAIDTIQVESAVHPRTCVLGSVYAGVDAVANQYANTARLLTGAASYYAGGMRAVLTWRPVSYRITVDGVPHERRGYTVVAANSRFYGFGRQIAPDARLDDGLLDVVVIRHAPKRLFFAIMNELKTGAHLQRPEVEILRGKEIRIEADREIPYGADGEIEATLPVTARVQPGALSMLC, encoded by the coding sequence ATGCGACATTTCACAGCCATCGTCAACCCCACCGCAGGCGGTTCCAGCGGTACGGCGGCCCTGCTTCCGCTGGCCCGCCTCCTGCGGGAGGCCGGGGCACAGCTCGACACCCAGTACAGCCGCAGCCTGGAGCACGCGCGGGAGGTGGCACAGCAGGCCGGCGAGCGTGGGCACGTCGTGCTCGCCGTGGGCGGCGACGGGATCGCCGGCTGTGTCGGCGGGGCACTCAGTGGCACTGACGCCGTGTTCAGCATCGTCGCGGCCGGCCGGGGCAACGACTTTGCCCGCGCGCTCGGACTTCCCACCGACGCCCCCGGCCTGGCCGATCTGCTGCTCAATGGCACGCCGCGGGCGATCGACACCATCCAGGTCGAATCGGCGGTGCACCCCCGTACATGCGTACTGGGCAGTGTGTACGCCGGCGTCGACGCGGTCGCCAACCAGTACGCCAACACCGCCCGGCTGCTGACGGGCGCCGCCTCGTACTACGCGGGCGGCATGCGCGCCGTGCTGACGTGGCGGCCCGTCTCCTACCGCATCACCGTGGACGGCGTGCCGCACGAACGACGCGGCTACACGGTCGTGGCCGCCAACTCCCGCTTCTACGGGTTCGGCCGCCAAATCGCCCCCGACGCCCGGCTCGACGACGGCCTGCTGGACGTGGTCGTCATCCGGCACGCACCCAAGCGGCTGTTTTTCGCGATCATGAATGAGCTCAAGACAGGGGCACACCTGCAGCGCCCGGAGGTGGAGATCCTGCGGGGCAAAGAGATCCGCATCGAGGCCGATCGCGAAATCCCCTATGGCGCGGACGGCGAGATCGAGGCGACGCTCCCAGTGACGGCAAGAGTGCAGCCGGGGGCACTCAGCATGCTCTGCTGA
- a CDS encoding FAD-binding oxidoreductase, which produces MDMLWSGWGDPAKAAPLPDTVVGLLRDLLGVTPSESGPAHIEGIPAPESALTDETRKALVDCLGDAAHLRTDAEARIRHTRGKSTPDLLRIRAGEVDDIPAAVALPGSHDEVLAVLRVCAEHGVSAVPFGGGTSVVGGLAPEPQRCFIALDLRRLDKLLALDEVSRTAVLQPGLRAPECEALLNARGFTLGHFPQSYEWASIGGFAAARSSGQASAGYGRFDEMVLGLTVATPEGTLELGRAPRSAAGPDLRQLVLGSEGALGVITSVTVRLRPVPQTRIYEGWRFPSFEAGSLALRKLAQDGPQPTVLRLSDETETFIGLAQPDAIGGSDAPQSAGCMAIAGYEGTAEDTADRRGRAREVLLACGGEFLGEEPGERWAHGRYNAPYLRDALLDAGAFAETLETATFWSGLPALYDAVRQALTTTLTDAGTPPLVMCHISHVYENGASLYFTVVSAQGDDPVAHWAPAKQAANDAILSAGGTISHHHGVGTDHRDWYTREIGPVGVHILQAVKNEIDPSGVLNPGVLIPVR; this is translated from the coding sequence GTGGACATGTTGTGGAGCGGCTGGGGCGACCCGGCCAAGGCGGCCCCGCTGCCCGACACGGTGGTGGGTCTGCTGCGCGACCTGCTCGGCGTGACGCCCAGCGAGAGCGGACCCGCGCACATCGAAGGCATCCCCGCTCCCGAATCCGCCCTCACCGACGAGACCCGTAAGGCACTCGTCGATTGCCTGGGCGACGCCGCGCATCTGCGTACCGATGCGGAGGCGCGCATCCGGCACACCCGGGGCAAGTCCACCCCCGACCTTCTGCGCATCAGGGCCGGCGAGGTCGACGACATCCCGGCAGCCGTGGCACTGCCCGGCAGCCACGACGAGGTACTCGCCGTGCTGCGAGTCTGCGCCGAACACGGAGTGTCCGCCGTACCGTTCGGAGGCGGAACCTCCGTCGTCGGCGGACTGGCCCCGGAGCCGCAGCGCTGCTTCATCGCGCTGGACCTGCGCCGACTGGACAAGCTGCTCGCCCTCGACGAGGTCTCCCGCACCGCCGTTCTGCAGCCGGGGCTGCGGGCACCCGAGTGCGAGGCGCTCCTCAATGCACGGGGCTTCACCCTCGGCCACTTCCCGCAGTCGTACGAGTGGGCCTCGATCGGCGGGTTCGCCGCGGCACGTTCCAGCGGCCAGGCCTCGGCCGGTTACGGCCGATTCGACGAAATGGTGCTGGGCCTCACCGTGGCCACCCCGGAGGGCACCCTGGAACTGGGACGCGCGCCCCGATCGGCGGCCGGCCCGGACCTGCGCCAGCTGGTCCTCGGCTCCGAGGGCGCACTGGGTGTCATCACTTCGGTGACCGTACGGCTCCGGCCCGTGCCGCAGACCAGGATCTACGAGGGCTGGCGTTTCCCGTCCTTCGAAGCGGGCTCGCTGGCACTGCGCAAGCTCGCCCAGGACGGTCCGCAGCCGACCGTGCTACGGCTGTCGGACGAAACGGAGACCTTCATCGGCCTCGCACAGCCGGACGCCATCGGAGGGTCCGATGCCCCGCAGTCGGCCGGCTGCATGGCAATCGCCGGCTACGAGGGCACCGCTGAGGACACCGCGGACCGGCGCGGCCGGGCCCGGGAGGTACTGCTCGCCTGCGGCGGTGAATTCCTCGGCGAGGAACCGGGCGAACGCTGGGCCCACGGCCGCTACAACGCCCCGTATCTGCGTGACGCGCTGCTGGACGCCGGCGCGTTCGCCGAGACCCTGGAGACCGCGACTTTCTGGTCCGGCCTGCCGGCTCTGTACGACGCTGTGCGCCAGGCACTCACCACGACCCTGACCGACGCGGGCACCCCGCCCCTGGTCATGTGCCACATCTCCCATGTGTACGAGAACGGCGCGTCCCTGTACTTCACCGTGGTCTCGGCGCAGGGGGACGATCCCGTCGCCCACTGGGCCCCGGCCAAGCAGGCCGCCAACGACGCGATACTGTCGGCCGGCGGCACCATCAGCCACCATCACGGCGTCGGCACCGACCACCGCGACTGGTACACGCGGGAGATCGGCCCTGTCGGAGTCCATATCCTGCAGGCCGTCAAGAACGAGATCGACCCGTCCGGAGTCCTCAACCCCGGCGTCCTCATCCCCGTCCGCTGA
- a CDS encoding TetR/AcrR family transcriptional regulator: MTPIRHNRSDGDAVLDAARDCVLAVGVRRTTLTDVARRAGVSRMTLYRRWPDVRTLVGDVMTREWIALAVGTMPGPEPGVPTRTRLIDGMVAGVTAFRAHPLFRKIIDVDPELLLPYVLDHRGTSQDALLGLITGALREGHDDGSVRRMNTDLQARSLLLAAQSFTLSLRTMTDESDPELTEAAFLEELRTLLERTLTP, translated from the coding sequence ATGACGCCCATTCGTCACAACCGTTCGGACGGAGATGCCGTTCTCGACGCGGCACGCGACTGTGTCCTGGCTGTCGGCGTACGCCGCACCACCCTCACCGACGTGGCCCGGCGCGCCGGCGTGTCCCGTATGACGCTCTATCGCCGCTGGCCGGACGTACGGACCCTGGTCGGCGACGTGATGACCCGGGAGTGGATCGCACTCGCCGTCGGCACGATGCCCGGCCCGGAGCCCGGCGTCCCCACCCGGACCCGGCTCATCGACGGAATGGTCGCCGGAGTCACCGCCTTTCGCGCCCATCCGCTCTTCCGCAAGATCATCGACGTGGACCCCGAGCTACTTCTGCCCTACGTGCTCGACCACCGGGGCACCAGCCAGGACGCGCTGCTGGGGCTCATCACCGGTGCCCTGCGGGAGGGCCACGACGACGGTTCCGTCCGCCGGATGAACACAGATCTTCAGGCTCGCTCGCTGCTGCTCGCCGCGCAGTCCTTCACGCTCTCGCTGCGCACGATGACCGACGAAAGCGACCCCGAACTCACCGAAGCGGCCTTCCTCGAAGAGCTGCGGACCCTTCTGGAGAGGACCCTCACGCCATGA
- a CDS encoding glycerol-3-phosphate dehydrogenase/oxidase, with translation MSSSRGRAPAPSSLSAARRRRELAELADGLQVDVLVIGLGATGAGAALDAASRGLTVAAIDAHDLAFGTSRWSSKLIHGGLRYLATGQLDVAHESAVERGVLMERTAPHLVRAQPFVLPLTPLVSRRQGALAWAGFKAGDLLRASAHTSRTTLPAPRTLSTVETRHMIPALRPTGLRGGLLSWDGQLTDDARLVTAIARTAAAHGARILTRTRALSLTGSGARARDELTGEELRIRARTVINATGVWAGSLVDDVRLRPSRGTHVVLRSEEIGSLTAGMHIPIPGESNRFVLVLPQGDGRVYVGLTDEPIDGTIPDVPEVPETDIGFLLDVLGSALDVSVGRDSVVGAFAGLRPLLDTTTSDTGRTADISRRHAVVTSAHGVVTVVGGKLTTYRRMAQDAVDAAVTGSGLTAERCRTTSIPLVGAARPGTLATLAAPRRLVRRYGSEAPAVHALGLADPSLALPVVPGHPVTGAELLWAVRHEGALDESDILDRRTRIGLVPHDRRAACEAARDALAR, from the coding sequence ATGAGCAGCTCACGTGGCCGCGCTCCTGCCCCCTCGTCGCTCAGCGCGGCACGCCGACGCCGCGAGCTGGCCGAACTGGCCGACGGCCTCCAGGTCGACGTTCTTGTCATCGGCCTCGGCGCGACAGGCGCCGGAGCCGCACTCGACGCCGCCTCACGCGGACTGACCGTCGCCGCCATCGACGCCCATGACCTCGCCTTCGGGACCTCACGGTGGAGCTCGAAGCTCATCCACGGCGGACTGCGCTATCTCGCCACAGGCCAGCTGGACGTCGCCCACGAAAGCGCCGTCGAACGCGGCGTCCTCATGGAACGCACCGCCCCCCACCTGGTCCGAGCTCAGCCGTTCGTCCTGCCGCTCACCCCACTGGTCTCCCGCCGCCAGGGCGCGCTTGCCTGGGCCGGGTTCAAGGCCGGCGACCTGCTGCGTGCCTCCGCCCACACCTCACGTACGACCCTGCCCGCTCCTCGAACCCTCTCCACGGTGGAGACGCGGCACATGATCCCCGCGCTGCGGCCGACCGGCCTGCGCGGCGGCCTGCTGTCCTGGGACGGCCAGCTCACCGACGACGCGCGCCTGGTGACCGCGATAGCCCGCACAGCGGCCGCGCACGGCGCCCGCATCCTCACCCGCACCCGCGCGCTCTCGCTGACCGGCTCCGGCGCCCGGGCCCGCGACGAACTCACCGGGGAAGAACTTCGGATCCGTGCCCGCACGGTCATCAACGCCACGGGAGTCTGGGCGGGCAGTCTCGTCGATGACGTACGGCTGCGCCCCTCTCGAGGCACGCATGTGGTCCTGCGCTCCGAGGAGATCGGCAGCCTCACCGCCGGTATGCACATCCCCATCCCGGGGGAATCCAACCGGTTCGTGCTAGTCCTGCCGCAGGGCGACGGCCGGGTGTACGTGGGGCTGACCGACGAGCCGATCGACGGCACCATCCCCGACGTACCGGAGGTGCCCGAGACGGACATCGGCTTCCTCCTCGACGTCCTGGGCTCGGCCCTCGACGTATCCGTCGGCCGCGATTCGGTGGTGGGAGCATTCGCCGGGCTGCGTCCGCTCCTGGACACCACGACATCGGACACCGGCCGCACCGCCGACATTTCCCGCAGGCACGCCGTTGTGACGTCGGCCCACGGAGTGGTCACGGTCGTCGGCGGCAAGCTCACCACCTACCGGCGGATGGCCCAGGACGCCGTGGATGCCGCCGTCACCGGGAGTGGTCTGACCGCCGAACGGTGCCGCACGACCTCGATCCCCCTTGTCGGCGCCGCCCGGCCCGGCACGCTCGCCACGCTTGCCGCACCCCGACGCCTGGTCCGCCGCTACGGATCCGAAGCCCCGGCCGTCCACGCCCTTGGCCTCGCCGACCCGTCCCTGGCTCTGCCCGTGGTTCCCGGCCACCCGGTCACGGGAGCCGAACTGCTCTGGGCGGTCCGCCACGAGGGAGCCCTCGACGAGTCCGACATTCTCGACCGGCGCACCCGTATCGGTCTCGTCCCGCACGACCGCCGAGCGGCGTGCGAAGCCGCCCGCGACGCACTCGCCCGCTGA
- a CDS encoding Asp23/Gls24 family envelope stress response protein, whose amino-acid sequence MASIDRPGATTVEESSDGDSVRGRTTIADSVVSTIAGIAVRDTYGVHSVGGGASRAMGAVRDKMARSSDLGRGVRVEVGEKQTAIDVGIVVEYGIPIMETAKNIRSNVTDTVETMTGLEVVEININVLDVYVPGSDDEEEGGSDKGVRVR is encoded by the coding sequence ATGGCCAGTATCGACCGCCCGGGCGCTACCACCGTGGAGGAGAGCTCCGACGGGGACAGCGTGCGCGGCAGGACTACGATCGCCGATTCCGTGGTGTCCACTATCGCTGGAATCGCGGTGAGGGACACGTACGGCGTTCATTCCGTAGGTGGAGGGGCCTCCAGAGCGATGGGCGCGGTCCGGGACAAGATGGCTCGGTCTTCCGACCTCGGTCGCGGTGTCAGGGTTGAGGTCGGGGAGAAGCAGACGGCCATCGATGTCGGCATCGTCGTCGAATACGGCATTCCGATCATGGAGACCGCCAAGAACATCCGCAGCAATGTGACGGACACCGTGGAGACGATGACCGGCCTGGAAGTCGTCGAGATCAACATAAATGTGCTCGACGTCTACGTGCCCGGCTCCGACGACGAGGAAGAGGGCGGCAGCGACAAGGGCGTCAGAGTGCGATGA